The Mycobacterium paragordonae DNA segment TACCCAGCTGCGCGCGGCATGGCTGGAAGCCAAGCGCGACGACGTGCTGTTGACCGCGCAGGATTTCGCGTCGAACCTCGTCGAGGAGGCGCTGGTGTCGCGCCAGCGCCGGCGCCGCGCGTCTAGCACGGCCTGACCTGAACGCGTCGAGCAAACGCCGTCATGCCCGCCCGTTACCGCGTCAGACACCGGTGAACTGGCATTCTTTCCCACAAGACCGCGAATAGCACTTTACCGCGGTAAAGTGGCAAACTTCCCGGCCCCCGGTCTCTCGGTGCACCGCAGTAGCGTTCGACCGCGCCCACCGGCCGGCGTCGGCCACCGTCACGGGCCGCTCAGGACTCTGGCTCCGACAAGTTCGGCGAGCAGGTCGATGGCGTGGCGTTCTTCGTCGACGGTGGGCGGTCCAGTCGCCAGGACCGCGCTCAGATAGTCCTGGCGGTCGGGGTCGATTGGCTCGGCGACAGCCGTGCTCACCGCGGTCTGGTTGTCGCGGGGCTGCTCGCGGGCATCTTCGCGAATACTGAGCCAGTCGTGCCAGGTGGCGCGTTCGCGCTGGTGTCGTTGGATGCGTTGGGCCCGGACCTCGTGCAGGTGATGGGCCGTGGCGATCTCATCGAGGGTGACTGTTCCCGGGCTGACGTGGCCTCGTCGGCGGGTGATCAGTCCAGCGGTGGCCAGGGCGGCCAGCGTGGCGTATCCGGTGCTGGTCCCCACGTGTGCGGCCGCGAACACGTCTTGGGGGTCGGTGAGCCCGCGGTGCACGATCAGCTCGTAGACGCGCCGGTGCCGGTGCCCGATCACTTTCCAGGCCGTGTGGACGTCTTCGACCCGGGTCGCCGCGATCACTGCTGGTGTGGTTTCCACCAGATTCTGTCGCGTCAGGGCGTAGTAGTCAGGCCGGCGTCCTTGCGCCACGCGCGTCCGCACCAACGGAGAGCCGGGCCGATCGCGGATGTCGCGCAGGAATTGCCACACGGTGGTCTCGCTCAGCAGGCCGGTGGCGATCGACAGTGAACGCCCGCCCACCCCGACCACGGCCACGCCGTTGATGATCTCTCCGGCCCGTACCGCGTGCACCGCCAGCGCCTGGAAGATCGCCGCCCCGATCCAGCGGTACGGGTGACCGGGGTATTCCCTTTCCACCCACGCGATCGCGTTCGCCAGCCACTGCCGGTGAAGCTCTGGGCCCCTGCCACCCCCCCGTGTGTGTACTTGTACTTGTGCACAGACAGGCCGGAAAAGCGGGCTGTTGGTGGCGGCCCAGGTCAGCGCCTTGTGGAAGTCACGGTGTAGCGCGGTGGCGGCGTTGTGGTGGTAGCGGGCATAGGCGCCGCCCAGTCCGGGCTGCCAGGGCCGGCTTGGGGCGATCAGGGCCTCGACGGTGGCCAGGCTGTGGCCGTGCAGGACGGCGTGAGCCAGGACGGACTGGCGGGCCTCGGAGTGGCTTCGCCAGGTGGTGTCGGGGGGGAGCTGGCCGGTGGTGGCGTAGGCGGTGATCCGCTCGGGGAGCTCTGTGGTGCGGGTGTATTCGGGGCGCAGCCGGGTGTGGGATCCGGTGCCGGTGAGTGCGTGGTGGGCATCCGGCGTCGGGTGGCCGGAACTGCGGGTGCCGCCGCCGGCAGGCTGCAGGGCGCCCAATAAGACGTTGAGCCGGGGGAGCAGTGCCGGGTCTGACCGGCTGGCGAAGGCGTCGATGGCGGTGCTCAGCTCACCGTCGAGGCTGCGGTATCCCCCTTCGCGGCACGGTGATCCGGGCACGGTGATGCACCCGGTCTTGGGATTGGTCATCGGGGTCTTGTCCAGGCTGGGCAGCCGGGCTTCCAGGAGCCGCAGCAGTGGGGTGATCTCCGCGGCGGTGGCCGAGGTGCCGGCGGCCAGGGGCACTAGGATGTGGCGGCCCCCGCTGCTGGACTGATCGGTGACCGCCACCCCGCCGCATTCGGTGATCCAGGTCAGCGCGCGGGTGAAGTCGGTGTCGACGGTGTGCTGGTGGTGGTGTTTGGTGTCGAAGTCCAGCGCCAGGACTTGGGTGCGCCCGCGCAGGTAGAGCAGCACGGCAGCTGGGACGCGGGGCAGTCGGCTAGTGAGCGGTGTGCTGCGGTCGAACTTGTTGGTGGCCGGGTTCCAGGTGCGGAGGGCGGGTCGGGCCGCGATCAGGTGGGCCAGCGCTTTCCAGGTGGCGGCCGGGTCGGTGCGAGCACCGGCCGGGGCAGTGGTGGGCATTGGATTAGGCGATTTCGACCAGGTCGGGACCGCCGGTGGGGTGCAGGCGACCCTGGGTGTCGAGGTAAACCCAGCGGTGTTGGCGCCACAGCATCGGCGCGGTGCTGGTGGTGGAGCGCGGGTCCACGATGTATCCGAGGTCCAAGGCGGTGGGGGTATCGGTGTGTTCGATCAGGTCGATGCAGTTGCGGCAGGCGGCGATGGCGTCGGCGGGGCTGGTGAGCGCGGTGGGTGCCGTGCGGCGGCGTCGGGTGAAGATCGCCGACTGCTGGTGGGTGCAGGCCGGCGCCATGATTTCGCAGTGCCCGCTGGCGCGGGCGGTGATGAGCGCGGCCACCGCCGGGGCAGGGGGCGCGGTGAGGAGTCTGCCGACCCGGGCGCGGCGGGCGGGTGGGCGCCCCGCGGGCGCCGGCGGTGGTGTCGGCGGATGTGCCTGTGGGTCAGGGGATTCCGGTGTCACGCTGGGGCCGATGTCCGGGTGGGGCAGGCCCAGCAGGTGCTGCATTGTGGCGAAGTCGCCATCGATCCAGACCCCGGCCCACATGCCGTAGTTGGGTCGGTTGCGTATCGCGGCGGCCGCGCAGCAGCTGCGATCGGCGCAGTTGAGGCACTGCCGGCGGGTGAAGGCTCGTCGGCTTGGATCGAACCAGTCGTCGGGGTCTTGCTGGCAGGGTAGGGACGGTGACGAAGTGTCAGTCTTGTGGTTCACGGAGGTGTCCTCTATCGTGAAACCGGCCTGGCTAGGCGTGGTTTCTGTTGTCAGAGGCCATATCCGGAGTCGCGAGCTCCGGTGCAGGTGTCCCCGCTTCGGCGGGGATTTCTGCGTTTGGGCCGTGTGAAGTTGTCGTGGTGGGCTCGCCGGCGGCGGGGCGGTGGGGGCCGTGCGTTGGATTCCGGCGACTCCTAGTGACTCGTGTTGTCTGTGTCTTTGGTGGGACAAGAGTGACATAACGGCGCGGTTTAACCGCGCAGACACGCCGCGCGGTTTAACCGCACGCACGTAGTGGCGTCGCCCCACCCCGGCTGCC contains these protein-coding regions:
- a CDS encoding WhiB family transcriptional regulator translates to MNHKTDTSSPSLPCQQDPDDWFDPSRRAFTRRQCLNCADRSCCAAAAIRNRPNYGMWAGVWIDGDFATMQHLLGLPHPDIGPSVTPESPDPQAHPPTPPPAPAGRPPARRARVGRLLTAPPAPAVAALITARASGHCEIMAPACTHQQSAIFTRRRRTAPTALTSPADAIAACRNCIDLIEHTDTPTALDLGYIVDPRSTTSTAPMLWRQHRWVYLDTQGRLHPTGGPDLVEIA